The following coding sequences are from one Macaca mulatta isolate MMU2019108-1 chromosome 7, T2T-MMU8v2.0, whole genome shotgun sequence window:
- the TMED3 gene encoding transmembrane emp24 domain-containing protein 3 precursor: protein MGSAAPLSASVLLLLLLLLLLRAEQPRGAELTFELPDNAKQCFHEEVEQGVKFSLDYQVITGGHYDVDCYVEDPQGNTIYRETKKQYDSFTYRAEVKGVYQFCFSNEFSTFSHKTVYFDFQVGDEPPILPDMGNRVTALTQMESACVTIHEALKTVIDSQTHYRLREAQDRARAEDLNSRVSYWSIGETIALFVVSFSQVLLLKSFFTEKRPISRAVHS from the exons ATGGGCAGCGCAGCCCCGCTCTCCGCCTCcgtgctgctcctgctgctgctcctgctcctgctccggGCCGAGCAGCCCCGAGGGGCCGAGCTCACCTTCGAGCTGCCGGACAACGCCAAGCAGTGCTTCCACGAGGAGGTGGAGCAGGGCGTGAAGTTCTCCCTGGATTACCAG GTCATCACTGGAGGCCACTACGACGTTGACTGCTATGTGGAGGACCCCCAGGGGAACACCATCTACAGAGAAACCAAGAAGCAGTACGACAGCTTCACATACCGGGCCGAGGTCAAGGGCGTTTATCAGTTTTGCTTCAGTAATGAGTTTTCCACCTTCTCTCACAAGACCGTCTACTTTGACTTTCAAGTGGGTGATGAGCCTCCCATTCTCCCAGACATGGGGAACAGGGTCACGGCTCTCACCCAG ATGGAGTCCGCCTGCGTGACCATCCATGAGGCTCTGAAGACGGTGATTGACTCCCAGACGCATTACCGGCTGCGGGAAGCCCAGGACCGGGCCCGAGCGGAAGACCTTAATAGCCGAGTCTCTTACTGGTCTATCGGCGAGACGATTGCCCTGTTCGTGGTCAGCTTCAGTCAGGTGCTACTGTTGaaaagcttcttcacagaaaAACGACCCATCAGCAGGGCAGTCCACTCCTAG